A window of the Ipomoea triloba cultivar NCNSP0323 chromosome 14, ASM357664v1 genome harbors these coding sequences:
- the LOC116003796 gene encoding DNA topoisomerase 6 subunit B isoform X1: MEVGESSESPVETKTKSKAKTARKPKESALKQKSPAEFFADNKNIAGFDNPGKCLYTTVRELVENALDSAESISELPVVEITIEEIGRMKFNSLIGLAERERVDEELYDDFETAKAREKRLAKEARLQEIQAKNAASGKKVKEPTAAKANKSREASYYRVTCKDNGRGMPHDDIPNMLGRVLSGTKYGLKQTRGKFGLGAKMALIWSKMSTGLPIEIMSSMKGQSYTSFCRLDIDIHRNIPHIHVHEKRQNKEKWHGADIQIVIEGNWTSYRSKILHYMRQMAVITPYAQFLFKFISETPDKNVTIRFTRRTDIMPPVPLETKYHPSAVDILLIKRLIAETSKQTLLQFLQHEFVSIGKSHAERLIGELGPDFSPKMLVKSLTSQQIVRIHQLFRQAKFDDPSGDILSPAGEYNLRLGIIKELHPDMLATYSGSAQVFEGHPFIVEAGVSLGGKDVKQGLNIFRFANRIPLLFEQGADVVTRTAMKRINWNSYKINQAQDKIGIFVSIVSTKIPFKGTGKEYIGDDISEIASAVKTAIRQCCSQLKSKIVKRIQAREQQERKRNLSRYIPNASNAIFDVLKDMANQHASKKKRFEGEDADLLKQVSVNSVTREILKDKLAQHVEKVDYEMALEYATQTGVKEEPREDIYLQALSDDKRFTDFHSPIFVFRLFH; encoded by the exons ATGGAGGTTGGAGAGAGCAGTGAGAGTCCGGTGGAGACGAAGACCAAAAGCAAGGCCAAAACCGCTCGAAAACCCAAAGAAAGCGCGCTAAAACAAA AATCTCCAGCTGAGTTCTTTGCTGACAACAAGAACATTGCTGGTTTTGACAAT CCAGGAAAATGTCTCTATACTACAGTGAGGGAACTTGTTGAAAATGCTCTTGATTCTGCTGAATCGATCTCAGAACTTCCTGTTGTAGAGATAACAAT TGAGGAGATTGGGAGAATGAAGTTTAATTCCTTGATTGGCCTGGCTGAACGTGAGCGTGTTGATGAAGAGTTGTATGATGATTTTGAGACAGCAAAGGCTCGAGAG AAAAGACTTGCCAAGGAAGCTCGACTTCAAGAGATTCAGGCAAAGAATGCTGCTTCTGGGAAGAAAGTAAAAGAACCAACAGCTGCGAAGGCCAATAAAAGTCGTGAGGCTTCATATTACCGTGTAACATGCAAA GATAATGGAAGAGGAATGCCACATGATGATATCCCTAACATGCTTGGAAGAG TGTTGTCTGGGACAAAGTATGGCTTAAAACAAACACGTGGAAAATTTGGACTTGGTGCAAAGATG GCATTAATTTGGTCTAAGATGAGTACAGGACTTCCAATTGAGATCATGTCATCTATGAAAGGACAAAGTTATACTTCATTCTGTAGGCTGGATATAGATATTCATCG GAACATCCCCCACATTCATGTGCATGAAAAACGACAGAACAAAGAAAAGTGGCATGGAGCTGATATCCAAATAGTCATTGAAGGGAACTGGACAAGTTACCGT TCAAAAATACTCCACTATATGCGTCAAATGGCTGTCATTACACCCTATGCacaatttcttttcaaatttatatCAGAGACCCCAGa CAAAAATGTGACCATAAGATTTACGAGGAGGACAGATATAATGCCTCCTGTTCCTCTTGAGACAAAGTACCATCCATCTGCTGTTGATATACTTCTTATCAAGCGGCTAATTGCTGAGACATCAAAGCAGACCCTCCTACAATTTCTTCAGCACGAATTTGTGAGCATTGGGAAATCCCATGCAGAGCGTTTAATTG GGGAGTTGGGTCCAGATTTTAGCCCAAAAATGCTGGTCAAATCATTAACTTCACAACAGATAGTTCGTATCCATCAGTTGTTCCGTCAAGCCAAATTTGATGATCCTAGTGGTGAT ATTCTTAGTCCTGCAGGTGAATATAATTTGCGGCTTGGAATTATAAAGGAGCTGCATCCAGATATGCTTGCTACTTATTCGGGAAG TGCTCAGGTATTTGAAGGGCACCCTTTTATTGTAGAAGCTGGAGTTAGTCTGGGTGGAAAAGATGTGAAACAA GGTCTAAATATCTTTCGATTTGCTAACCGGATTCCCCTTCTATTCGAGCAAGGAGCTGATGTTGTTACCCGAACTGCTATGAAAAGGATCAA TTGGAACAGTTACAAGATCAACCAGGCACAAGACAAAATTGGCATCTTTGTCAGCATTGTAAGTACCAAAATTCCTTTTAAAGGGACTGGCAAGGAATACATTGGAGATGACATAAGCGAGATAGCTTCGGCTGTGAAG ACAGCCATTCGGCAGTGTTGCAGTCAGCTGAAATCCAAAATTGTAAAAAGAATACAAGCTCGAGAGCAGCAGGAGAGAAAGCGTAATTTGAGCAG GTACATCCCTAATGCTTCAAATGCTATATTTGACGTCCTCAAAGATATGGCAAACCAACATGCATCCAAAAAGAAGCGCTTTGAGGGTGAGGATGCAGATTTATTGAAACAAGTTTCAGTTAATTCCGTAACAAGAGAAATTCTGAAAGACAAGCTTGCCCAGCATGTTGAAAAG GTTGACTATGAGATGGCCCTGGAATACGCCACACAGACCGGGGTAAAGGAAGAACCCAGAGAAGACATTTACTTGCAAGCGTTAAGCGATGATAAAAGGTTCACTGACTTCCATAGCCCCATATTTGTCTTTAGACTCTTTCATTAA
- the LOC116003796 gene encoding DNA topoisomerase 6 subunit B isoform X2, giving the protein MKSCMMILRQQRLERLAKEARLQEIQAKNAASGKKVKEPTAAKANKSREASYYRVTCKDNGRGMPHDDIPNMLGRVLSGTKYGLKQTRGKFGLGAKMALIWSKMSTGLPIEIMSSMKGQSYTSFCRLDIDIHRNIPHIHVHEKRQNKEKWHGADIQIVIEGNWTSYRSKILHYMRQMAVITPYAQFLFKFISETPDKNVTIRFTRRTDIMPPVPLETKYHPSAVDILLIKRLIAETSKQTLLQFLQHEFVSIGKSHAERLIGELGPDFSPKMLVKSLTSQQIVRIHQLFRQAKFDDPSGDILSPAGEYNLRLGIIKELHPDMLATYSGSAQVFEGHPFIVEAGVSLGGKDVKQGLNIFRFANRIPLLFEQGADVVTRTAMKRINWNSYKINQAQDKIGIFVSIVSTKIPFKGTGKEYIGDDISEIASAVKTAIRQCCSQLKSKIVKRIQAREQQERKRNLSRYIPNASNAIFDVLKDMANQHASKKKRFEGEDADLLKQVSVNSVTREILKDKLAQHVEKVDYEMALEYATQTGVKEEPREDIYLQALSDDKRFTDFHSPIFVFRLFH; this is encoded by the exons ATGAAGAGTTGTATGATGATTTTGAGACAGCAAAGGCTCGAGAG ACTTGCCAAGGAAGCTCGACTTCAAGAGATTCAGGCAAAGAATGCTGCTTCTGGGAAGAAAGTAAAAGAACCAACAGCTGCGAAGGCCAATAAAAGTCGTGAGGCTTCATATTACCGTGTAACATGCAAA GATAATGGAAGAGGAATGCCACATGATGATATCCCTAACATGCTTGGAAGAG TGTTGTCTGGGACAAAGTATGGCTTAAAACAAACACGTGGAAAATTTGGACTTGGTGCAAAGATG GCATTAATTTGGTCTAAGATGAGTACAGGACTTCCAATTGAGATCATGTCATCTATGAAAGGACAAAGTTATACTTCATTCTGTAGGCTGGATATAGATATTCATCG GAACATCCCCCACATTCATGTGCATGAAAAACGACAGAACAAAGAAAAGTGGCATGGAGCTGATATCCAAATAGTCATTGAAGGGAACTGGACAAGTTACCGT TCAAAAATACTCCACTATATGCGTCAAATGGCTGTCATTACACCCTATGCacaatttcttttcaaatttatatCAGAGACCCCAGa CAAAAATGTGACCATAAGATTTACGAGGAGGACAGATATAATGCCTCCTGTTCCTCTTGAGACAAAGTACCATCCATCTGCTGTTGATATACTTCTTATCAAGCGGCTAATTGCTGAGACATCAAAGCAGACCCTCCTACAATTTCTTCAGCACGAATTTGTGAGCATTGGGAAATCCCATGCAGAGCGTTTAATTG GGGAGTTGGGTCCAGATTTTAGCCCAAAAATGCTGGTCAAATCATTAACTTCACAACAGATAGTTCGTATCCATCAGTTGTTCCGTCAAGCCAAATTTGATGATCCTAGTGGTGAT ATTCTTAGTCCTGCAGGTGAATATAATTTGCGGCTTGGAATTATAAAGGAGCTGCATCCAGATATGCTTGCTACTTATTCGGGAAG TGCTCAGGTATTTGAAGGGCACCCTTTTATTGTAGAAGCTGGAGTTAGTCTGGGTGGAAAAGATGTGAAACAA GGTCTAAATATCTTTCGATTTGCTAACCGGATTCCCCTTCTATTCGAGCAAGGAGCTGATGTTGTTACCCGAACTGCTATGAAAAGGATCAA TTGGAACAGTTACAAGATCAACCAGGCACAAGACAAAATTGGCATCTTTGTCAGCATTGTAAGTACCAAAATTCCTTTTAAAGGGACTGGCAAGGAATACATTGGAGATGACATAAGCGAGATAGCTTCGGCTGTGAAG ACAGCCATTCGGCAGTGTTGCAGTCAGCTGAAATCCAAAATTGTAAAAAGAATACAAGCTCGAGAGCAGCAGGAGAGAAAGCGTAATTTGAGCAG GTACATCCCTAATGCTTCAAATGCTATATTTGACGTCCTCAAAGATATGGCAAACCAACATGCATCCAAAAAGAAGCGCTTTGAGGGTGAGGATGCAGATTTATTGAAACAAGTTTCAGTTAATTCCGTAACAAGAGAAATTCTGAAAGACAAGCTTGCCCAGCATGTTGAAAAG GTTGACTATGAGATGGCCCTGGAATACGCCACACAGACCGGGGTAAAGGAAGAACCCAGAGAAGACATTTACTTGCAAGCGTTAAGCGATGATAAAAGGTTCACTGACTTCCATAGCCCCATATTTGTCTTTAGACTCTTTCATTAA
- the LOC116005339 gene encoding uncharacterized protein LOC116005339 codes for MVRNQTLPLDDRIEEMDPKYKKVLGSLAANLAASTLKLKSRYFHRIGVAGKGSLRLYNVLPGLPDHKIFGPGATYPVIIRHSNCLSSDDDARLDPRGAAIRILSHERTTPLSPLLDLTLKTGKAFHARTIGDFATWLVCGAAAREEHVKHAPHIRDAMWGSLRRPNSYTELHYYSNICRLFRFKDGQEMYVRFKLRPFDEKIGEESGEVEPRGILPPETGAIPRDENDKRPLLFLAEDFQLRVSSPDKVRYVLQLQIQPIPDEERVREILLDCTKPWDDKEVPYIEVGEITIDQVLTEKESEELEFNPFFRCDEVDVIRATSCNQSASIDHGRSLVYTICQHLRNRKPLPEAWRIFLDQSDIKLDLSGCPLAAKLENKDMPKATLARQWYVTVKKGGFVGSRAVAMPGATIDCGGSLGALSLAMKEEMIK; via the exons ATGGTGAGAAACCAGACCCTCCCCTTGGATGACAGGATTGAAGAAATGGATCCCAAGTACAAGAAGGTTCTCGGTAGCCTTGCAGCAAACTTGGCAGCCTCAACCCTTAAGCTGAAATCGAGGTACTTCCATCGAATTGGTGTTGCAGGCAAGGGATCCTTAAGGCTCTACAATGTCTTGCCTGGTTTGCCAGATCACAAGATTTTCGGTCCTGGTGCTACCTATCCTGTCATTATCCGGCATAGCAATTGCTTGAGTTCTGATGACGATGCAAGGCTTGATCCGCGTGGTGCAGCAATAAGGATCCTATCACATGAGAGAACTACTCCACTGTCTCCACTACTTGATCTGACACTGAAGACGGGGAAGGCTTTTCATGCTCGTACTATAGGCGACTTTGCTACATGGCTCGTTTGTGGAGCTGCTGCTCGAGAAGAGCACGTGAAGCATGCTCCACACATTCGCGATGCAATGTGGGGATCACTGAGAAGACCAAATTCTTACACCGAGCTGCATTATTACTCAAATATTTGCAGGCTTTTCAGATTTAAAGATGGGCAGGAAATGTATGTTAGGTTCAAGTTAAGGCCTTTTGATGAGAAGATTGGTGAGGAATCTGGGGAGGTAGAGCCCAGAGGTATACTTCCTCCAGAAACTGGTGCTATTCCAAGAGACGAGAATGACAAACGTCCACTGCTTTTCCTAGCTGAAGATTTCCAATTGCGCGTGAGTTCTCCAGACAAGGTCCGTTATGTTCTTCAGCTGCAAATCCAACCAATTCCAGACGAAGAAAGAGTACGCGAGATACTACTAGATTGTACAAAGCCATGGGATGACAAAGAAGTTCCATACATTGAAGTTGGGGAGATAACTATAGATCAAGTCCTCACGGAAAAAGAATCAGAAGAGCTCGAGTTTAATCCATTCTTCAGGTGTGATGAAGTAGATGTCATCAGAGCTACTTCGTGCAACCAGAGTGCATCAATCGATCACGGGCGTTCACTGGTTTACACAATATGCCAACATCTGAGGAACAGAAAGCCTCTCCCAGAGGCATGGAGAATCTTCTTAGATCAATCTGACATAAAACTTGACCTCTCAGGCTGCCCTTTGGCAGCAAAACTTGAGAATAAGGATATGCCTAAGGCAACACTGGCAAGACAATGGTACGTGAC TGTTAAGAAAGGAGGATTTGTGGGCAGTAGAGCTGTGGCAATGCCTGGAGCAACCATAGATTGTGGAGGTAGCCTTGGAGCACTGTCACTAGCCATGAAGGAAGAGAtgatcaaataa